Proteins co-encoded in one Hymenobacter swuensis DY53 genomic window:
- a CDS encoding KTSC domain-containing protein yields the protein MQRRPVRSTSLKAVGYEAATQTLEIEYRHGGLVRYAGVPAAIHAALLQLPNKALFVEQVLERGYEREQVRG from the coding sequence ATGCAGCGCCGCCCCGTTCGTTCTACTTCTCTGAAAGCCGTGGGCTACGAGGCCGCCACGCAGACGCTGGAAATTGAGTACCGCCACGGCGGGCTGGTGCGGTACGCGGGCGTGCCGGCCGCTATTCACGCGGCGTTGCTGCAGCTGCCCAATAAGGCCTTGTTCGTGGAGCAAGTGCTGGAGCGGGGCTACGAGCGGGAACAGGTGCGCGGCTGA
- a CDS encoding PorP/SprF family type IX secretion system membrane protein, which produces MKNVLLLVLPALVLLAAPARAQQQPQYSQYMNNNYILNPGATGVEDYIDIKASYRTQWAGLEGAPKTYYLSASSSLGKWRTTSKRTLRDRRRPFHALGGMAYNDVTGPTSRKGLYLSYAYNLVLRPNLRAALGVSAGMQQFAVDGQQLRFFDPTTVAVSDAARVPDASVGLWVYSSDFYVGVSGAQLLANKLNFSYDPTSLSPGTGNTLRRHYFATAGVRVPLNDDWTLVPSVLVKAVSPAPLSFDVNAKLKYQDLLWAGVSWRATDALVALVGLNYEQFTLGYSYDAGVSGLNSYHRGSHEVLLGLRLKKKRQVVCTNRFW; this is translated from the coding sequence ATGAAAAACGTGTTACTTCTGGTGCTGCCGGCGCTGGTACTACTGGCTGCCCCGGCCCGGGCTCAGCAGCAGCCGCAGTACAGCCAATACATGAACAACAACTACATCCTCAACCCGGGCGCTACCGGCGTGGAGGACTACATCGACATCAAAGCCAGCTACCGCACCCAATGGGCCGGTCTGGAGGGAGCCCCCAAAACCTACTACCTCAGCGCCAGCTCGTCGCTGGGGAAGTGGCGCACCACCAGCAAGCGCACCCTGCGCGACCGGCGCCGGCCGTTTCATGCGCTGGGCGGCATGGCGTACAACGATGTAACCGGCCCCACCAGCCGCAAAGGGCTCTACCTTTCTTATGCCTACAACCTGGTGCTGCGGCCCAACCTGCGGGCGGCGCTGGGTGTATCGGCGGGAATGCAGCAGTTTGCCGTGGATGGCCAGCAGCTGCGCTTCTTCGACCCGACCACTGTGGCCGTCAGCGACGCTGCCCGGGTGCCCGATGCGTCGGTGGGCCTGTGGGTGTACAGCTCCGATTTTTACGTGGGCGTATCGGGCGCGCAGCTGCTGGCTAATAAGCTCAACTTCTCCTACGATCCTACTTCCCTGAGCCCCGGCACGGGCAACACCCTGCGGCGGCACTACTTTGCCACGGCAGGGGTGCGGGTACCGCTCAACGACGACTGGACGCTGGTGCCCTCGGTGCTGGTGAAGGCCGTAAGTCCGGCCCCGCTTTCTTTCGACGTCAATGCCAAGCTCAAGTACCAGGATTTGCTCTGGGCCGGGGTGTCGTGGCGGGCCACCGATGCGCTGGTGGCCCTGGTAGGTCTGAACTACGAGCAGTTTACGCTGGGCTACTCCTACGATGCCGGCGTATCGGGGCTGAACAGCTACCACCGCGGCAGCCACGAGGTGCTGCTGGGGCTGCGGCTAAAAAAGAAGCGGCAAGTAGTGTGCACCAACCGATTCTGGTAG
- a CDS encoding T9SS type B sorting domain-containing protein gives MLATPYVTATYFPPVRNPHALAAHCPERWRLGGLLLLLLLLLLLGGAATPAQAQGTPPPECAADEKFANTWYFGFKAGLDFNQASADSLPKVLTDGQMDAPAGSGVMSDGNGRILFYSNGETVWNGDGTVMTNGTGLAGNRFTTDGPLPIRLPGVVAAGQPTRYLLFTLNSTVGLSYSEIVIPAGGGPGTVVAATKNTPLARGTAEKITGVFHKNGCDIWIITHGWGDAKTGNDNRGDAFLAYRVTTAGVQPVPIISTVGSLHAPTVAALGYKGQMKVTPNGQQLALARYSEVTTDSSSTVELFGFDTSTGQVSVNPRVPYIVDSKEGKYYGVGFSPGGYLYATVRNPPKLLQFNVSGNGPLNRQVIPLNQKMPADLGSLQAAPDGKLYVARDNQPALGLIVYPDSLGAKARYADDSLQLGSGRSGLGLVNFNQSSLLRVGPSFRITGCRQIAFTAPPIDFDGKTYAWDFGDGTTSTLENPVHVYATPGDYTVTLRITTECFCRESRGLLRVPDLPVPGSIAAAQTLCAGTQPAALTSSADASGDAGLPLVYQWESSPDNVTFTAISGATGASYTPPNSLPVGITYFRRRAQLLLPDQSGPYCDSRSTASVAITVLPALTPGSIAADQTLCAGSPAAPLTSTAPAVGGTGTFGYQWEASLDNITWSDVPGATAADYAPGTLPATTYFRRRVTSGACGPLVSNVVTVRVLPALTAGSVAADQALCAGATPAALTSTAPAAGGTGSVAYQWESSVDNVNWAPVSGATGATYAPGPLTVTTYFRRQASSGSCASALSNVVTITVLPALTAGSIGADQTLCPGATPAPLTSTTPASGGTGTFAYQWESSPDNVTWTGIAGATNPTYAPGPLLATTYFRRRVTSGACGPEVSPAVVLTVLPALTAGSIAADQTLCAGATPAPLTSTAGAGGGTGTYSYQWESSPDNSNWTPIAGATGATYAPGALNTTTYFRRRVTSGACGPETSAVVTITVLPALTAGSVAADQTLCAGVAAAPLTSTAPASGATGAFAYQWESSPDNTTWTDVPGATAATYAPGTLPTTTYFRRRVTSGGCGPLVSNVVTVRVLPALTAGSIGADQTLCPGATPAPLTSTTPASGGTGTFIYQWESSPNNTTWTVISGATGPVFAPGPLPATTYFRRRVTAGSCGPEVTAAVVLRVLPELLAGSIAADQDICAGTSPNALSSGSGASGGTGTFAYQWESSLDNTTWTAIPGATNPAYAPGPLTATTYFRRRVTSGTGTCATSVSNVVTVRVQPLVTPTVSLATPPVQCPGTALTFAAVVTNAGPSPTFQWFVNNVAVASGPTFSSSTLVTGDQVRVQVTPTAGLCSTGPASATVTVTRTPTPAPTLTIAVQPGGPVCLGAPLTFSIASVTGAGPAPGYQWQVNGADVAGATGPVFTSTTLRAGQTVTLRLITVNVCAQPVTAVSNAVAVRIQPPVDVDAGPDKEILAGGSATLEGRADGRYPVRWTPATGLRFVSADSLQVVVSPTVTTTYTLSAGAGGCADSDQVTVTVRPPIRIPNAFTPNGDGRDDTWQIEFIEQFPDNTVTVFNRWGNKIFSMNNYSRANEWRGDINGQPAPVGTYYYVVVTKGPLGRSYSGSITILY, from the coding sequence ATGCTGGCAACGCCCTACGTTACCGCTACTTACTTCCCACCTGTTCGCAACCCCCATGCCCTAGCCGCCCATTGCCCGGAGAGGTGGCGGCTGGGCGGGTTGCTCCTGTTACTTCTTCTGTTGCTGCTGCTGGGTGGGGCAGCCACCCCGGCCCAGGCTCAGGGCACGCCGCCCCCCGAGTGCGCGGCCGATGAGAAATTTGCCAATACCTGGTACTTCGGCTTCAAGGCGGGGCTGGATTTCAACCAGGCCTCGGCCGACTCTCTGCCAAAGGTGCTGACGGACGGTCAGATGGACGCCCCCGCCGGCTCCGGGGTAATGTCGGATGGAAATGGCCGAATCCTGTTCTACAGCAACGGCGAAACCGTGTGGAATGGCGACGGCACCGTAATGACCAATGGTACGGGGCTGGCCGGCAACCGCTTCACTACCGACGGCCCTTTGCCCATCCGGCTGCCGGGCGTCGTTGCGGCCGGTCAGCCGACGCGCTACCTGCTCTTCACCCTCAATAGCACCGTAGGGCTGAGCTACTCGGAAATTGTGATTCCGGCGGGTGGGGGGCCGGGCACAGTGGTAGCCGCCACCAAAAACACGCCGCTGGCTCGCGGTACGGCCGAAAAGATAACGGGCGTATTCCATAAAAACGGCTGCGACATCTGGATTATCACGCACGGCTGGGGTGATGCCAAAACCGGCAACGACAACCGGGGCGACGCCTTTCTGGCGTACCGCGTTACCACGGCTGGGGTGCAGCCTGTGCCTATCATTTCAACCGTTGGCAGTCTGCATGCCCCGACCGTGGCGGCCCTGGGCTACAAAGGCCAGATGAAGGTGACGCCCAACGGCCAGCAGCTGGCCCTGGCCCGCTACAGCGAGGTAACTACTGACAGCAGCAGCACCGTCGAGCTGTTTGGGTTTGATACCAGCACGGGCCAGGTGAGCGTCAACCCGCGGGTGCCGTATATCGTGGATAGCAAAGAAGGAAAATATTACGGGGTGGGGTTTTCGCCCGGCGGCTACCTCTACGCCACGGTGCGCAACCCGCCCAAACTGCTGCAATTCAATGTCAGCGGCAACGGGCCGTTGAACCGGCAGGTGATTCCGCTCAACCAGAAAATGCCCGCCGACCTGGGCTCGTTGCAGGCCGCCCCCGATGGTAAGCTGTACGTGGCCCGCGACAACCAGCCCGCGTTGGGCCTTATCGTCTACCCCGATTCGCTGGGGGCCAAAGCCCGCTACGCCGACGACAGCCTGCAGCTGGGTAGCGGCCGCAGTGGTCTGGGCCTCGTGAACTTCAACCAAAGCTCCCTGCTCCGCGTGGGGCCCAGTTTCCGAATTACGGGTTGTCGGCAGATTGCCTTTACCGCCCCGCCCATCGATTTCGATGGGAAAACTTACGCCTGGGATTTTGGCGACGGTACTACCTCAACGCTGGAAAACCCAGTGCACGTGTACGCCACGCCCGGCGACTACACCGTCACGCTGCGTATCACAACCGAGTGCTTTTGCCGTGAAAGCCGAGGCCTGCTCCGGGTGCCGGACCTGCCGGTACCGGGCAGCATTGCCGCGGCGCAGACGCTGTGCGCTGGAACACAGCCAGCGGCCCTGACCAGCAGTGCCGATGCTTCCGGCGACGCTGGCCTGCCCTTGGTGTACCAGTGGGAATCTTCACCAGATAACGTCACGTTTACGGCTATTAGTGGGGCCACCGGGGCCAGCTACACGCCTCCCAATTCGTTGCCGGTTGGCATTACGTATTTCCGGCGGCGCGCCCAACTGCTGCTGCCTGACCAATCAGGCCCGTACTGTGATTCCCGCTCGACTGCCTCAGTAGCCATTACGGTGCTACCGGCCCTCACGCCCGGTAGCATCGCCGCCGACCAGACCTTGTGCGCGGGCAGCCCCGCTGCGCCCCTCACCAGCACCGCGCCGGCTGTGGGCGGCACCGGCACGTTTGGGTACCAGTGGGAAGCCTCGCTGGACAACATCACCTGGAGCGACGTGCCGGGCGCTACGGCGGCCGACTACGCCCCCGGTACGCTCCCAGCCACCACCTATTTCCGCCGCCGCGTAACCTCCGGAGCCTGCGGGCCGCTGGTGTCGAATGTGGTAACAGTGCGGGTATTGCCGGCCCTGACGGCCGGTAGTGTGGCTGCCGACCAAGCTCTGTGCGCCGGGGCAACTCCCGCCGCCCTCACCAGTACCGCTCCAGCTGCGGGCGGTACTGGTTCGGTGGCCTACCAGTGGGAATCTTCCGTGGATAACGTGAACTGGGCACCCGTCAGTGGAGCCACCGGGGCTACGTACGCGCCCGGTCCGCTCACGGTAACCACCTATTTCCGTCGCCAGGCCAGCTCGGGAAGCTGCGCTTCGGCTCTGTCCAACGTCGTAACCATCACGGTGCTACCGGCCCTCACGGCGGGCAGCATCGGGGCCGACCAGACGCTTTGCCCCGGCGCTACGCCGGCCCCGCTTACGAGCACCACGCCGGCCAGCGGGGGCACGGGCACATTTGCTTATCAGTGGGAATCTTCTCCAGATAACGTGACCTGGACGGGCATAGCTGGCGCTACCAATCCTACCTACGCGCCCGGCCCGCTCTTGGCTACCACCTATTTCCGTCGCCGCGTAACCTCCGGGGCTTGCGGGCCGGAGGTTTCGCCGGCGGTAGTCCTGACGGTGCTGCCGGCCCTGACGGCCGGCAGTATTGCCGCCGACCAGACGCTGTGTGCGGGGGCTACGCCGGCTCCGCTCACCAGCACGGCGGGGGCCGGGGGCGGCACGGGCACCTACAGCTACCAGTGGGAATCCTCGCCCGACAATAGTAACTGGACGCCCATTGCCGGGGCTACCGGGGCCACGTACGCGCCGGGTGCACTCAATACCACCACCTACTTCCGGCGGCGCGTAACGTCGGGAGCCTGCGGGCCGGAAACGTCGGCCGTCGTTACCATCACGGTGCTGCCCGCCCTCACGGCTGGCAGTGTAGCCGCCGACCAGACCCTGTGCGCCGGCGTTGCGGCCGCGCCGTTGACCAGCACGGCCCCGGCCAGCGGAGCCACCGGCGCATTTGCCTACCAGTGGGAATCCTCACCCGATAACACAACCTGGACCGACGTACCGGGCGCTACGGCGGCCACGTACGCTCCCGGCACGCTCCCGACCACTACGTATTTCCGTCGTCGGGTTACGTCGGGAGGCTGTGGGCCGCTGGTGTCGAATGTGGTGACGGTGCGGGTATTGCCGGCCCTCACGGCGGGTAGCATCGGAGCCGACCAAACGCTCTGCCCCGGCGCTACGCCGGCCCCGCTTACCAGCACCACGCCGGCCAGCGGGGGCACAGGTACGTTTATTTACCAATGGGAATCCTCGCCGAATAACACGACCTGGACAGTCATTTCGGGGGCTACCGGGCCTGTTTTCGCGCCCGGCCCGCTGCCGGCCACTACCTACTTCCGGCGGCGCGTCACGGCGGGAAGCTGCGGGCCGGAGGTGACGGCTGCAGTGGTGCTGCGGGTGCTGCCCGAGTTGCTGGCCGGTAGCATTGCCGCCGACCAGGACATTTGCGCGGGTACGTCGCCCAACGCCCTGAGCAGCGGGAGCGGGGCCAGCGGGGGCACGGGCACGTTTGCTTATCAGTGGGAGTCGTCCCTGGATAACACTACCTGGACGGCCATTCCGGGGGCTACCAACCCTGCTTATGCGCCCGGCCCGCTCACGGCTACCACCTACTTCCGCCGCCGCGTTACGTCGGGTACCGGAACCTGCGCTACGTCTGTTTCCAACGTGGTGACGGTGCGGGTGCAGCCTTTGGTTACGCCTACCGTAAGCCTGGCTACGCCCCCGGTGCAGTGCCCCGGTACAGCTCTGACTTTTGCGGCCGTGGTTACCAATGCGGGACCCAGCCCCACGTTTCAGTGGTTTGTGAACAACGTAGCCGTGGCCAGCGGCCCCACGTTCAGCAGCAGCACCCTGGTTACCGGCGACCAGGTGCGGGTGCAGGTGACGCCCACGGCGGGCCTGTGCAGCACGGGGCCGGCCTCGGCCACCGTAACGGTTACGCGCACCCCCACGCCGGCCCCGACCCTGACCATTGCGGTGCAGCCGGGCGGACCGGTTTGCCTGGGCGCTCCGCTCACGTTCAGTATCGCCTCGGTGACTGGCGCCGGCCCGGCTCCCGGCTACCAGTGGCAGGTAAACGGGGCCGATGTGGCCGGGGCTACCGGCCCGGTGTTTACCAGCACCACCCTGCGCGCGGGCCAGACCGTGACGCTGCGCCTTATCACAGTCAATGTCTGCGCCCAGCCCGTTACGGCCGTATCCAACGCGGTGGCCGTGCGCATTCAGCCACCGGTTGACGTGGACGCCGGCCCCGATAAGGAAATTCTGGCCGGGGGCTCCGCAACGCTGGAGGGCCGCGCCGATGGCCGGTACCCGGTACGCTGGACGCCCGCGACCGGGCTGCGGTTTGTCTCGGCCGACTCGTTGCAGGTTGTGGTTTCGCCCACCGTTACCACCACGTACACGCTCTCGGCCGGGGCCGGCGGCTGCGCCGACTCCGACCAGGTAACCGTAACCGTGCGCCCGCCCATCCGGATTCCCAATGCCTTCACGCCCAACGGCGACGGCCGCGACGATACCTGGCAGATTGAGTTCATCGAGCAGTTCCCCGACAACACGGTAACCGTGTTCAACCGCTGGGGCAATAAGATCTTCTCCATGAACAACTACAGCCGGGCTAACGAGTGGCGGGGCGACATCAACGGGCAGCCCGCCCCGGTAGGTACCTACTACTACGTGGTGGTGACGAAAGGTCCTTTGGGCCGGTCCTACAGCGGGTCCATTACGATTCTCTACTAG
- a CDS encoding tetratricopeptide repeat protein produces MRAQRILLILTLGLGLSTQATAQTTGSQELVQQGVALYDQGKPDEAVLRYKEALKQDPTNTTARYELALTYNALGRNEEAVALSKQLLKQEAEPGPSIYSTYGNALDGLKKPKEAAKVYQEGLKRYPNDGALHFNLGVTQATALGQPAEAIGSMQQSVRCRPGHANSLNALALLQQQEGNRVPALLAILRLLQVEPTGQRAEAVLARFDKLLGRGVEKTSEKAVTINISPETLKNAGKKGGLDNFGPADMLLSMSGAMDYSEENKDKTPTEQLIRKLDALISVLDELHPEKQNGFTWQYMVPYFVELKKQGYLPALAYSVQESRAARTPEVQTWLANHTATVEEFRSWSAAYAWPK; encoded by the coding sequence ATGCGCGCACAAAGAATACTTCTTATACTAACCCTGGGGCTCGGCCTTTCCACCCAGGCCACTGCCCAAACCACCGGCAGCCAGGAGCTGGTGCAGCAGGGCGTGGCCCTCTACGACCAAGGCAAGCCTGATGAGGCCGTGCTACGTTACAAAGAAGCCCTGAAACAGGACCCCACCAATACTACTGCCCGCTACGAGCTGGCTTTGACCTACAACGCCCTGGGCCGTAACGAGGAAGCTGTGGCCCTGAGCAAACAACTCCTGAAACAGGAGGCCGAGCCCGGACCCTCCATCTACAGCACCTACGGCAACGCACTGGATGGGCTGAAAAAGCCCAAGGAAGCCGCCAAAGTGTATCAGGAAGGCCTGAAACGCTACCCCAACGACGGCGCACTGCACTTTAACCTGGGTGTAACGCAGGCCACGGCGCTTGGGCAGCCGGCCGAGGCTATTGGCAGCATGCAGCAGTCGGTGCGGTGCCGGCCGGGGCACGCCAACTCGCTGAACGCGCTGGCCCTGCTGCAGCAGCAGGAGGGCAACCGGGTGCCGGCGCTGCTGGCCATACTGCGCCTGTTGCAGGTGGAGCCCACCGGGCAGCGCGCCGAGGCCGTGCTGGCCCGCTTCGATAAGCTGCTGGGCCGAGGCGTGGAGAAAACCAGCGAAAAAGCCGTCACTATTAATATCTCCCCGGAAACCCTGAAAAACGCCGGCAAAAAAGGCGGCCTCGACAACTTCGGCCCCGCCGACATGCTGCTGAGCATGAGCGGCGCCATGGATTACAGCGAGGAAAACAAAGACAAAACGCCCACCGAGCAGCTCATCCGTAAGCTGGACGCGTTGATCAGCGTGCTGGATGAGCTGCACCCGGAAAAGCAGAACGGATTTACCTGGCAGTATATGGTGCCGTACTTCGTGGAGCTGAAGAAGCAGGGCTACCTGCCGGCCCTGGCGTACTCCGTGCAGGAGTCGAGAGCTGCCCGCACGCCTGAGGTGCAGACCTGGCTGGCCAACCACACGGCCACTGTGGAGGAGTTCCGCAGCTGGTCGGCGGCATACGCGTGGCCGAAGTAG
- a CDS encoding class I SAM-dependent methyltransferase, whose amino-acid sequence MRFNWHFYAGAGGTALLLVAGLVLADGYPTGQLVLALALLAVLLPTVVSLGVSWYVYDASGLYDFAWLLPAGATPPTRLVNIHAGFDETSALLRQQFPAAGLRVLDFYNPALHTEVSIRRARAAAVPYPGTESVSPHALPLPTAGTDYVLVMLAAHEIRDPAQRAAFLREIRRVLAPGGRAVVVEHLRDPANFLAYTIGFLHFYSRTTWRAAFRAGGLRVGQEQKLTPFLSAFMLYPDTDGSTF is encoded by the coding sequence GTGCGCTTCAACTGGCACTTTTACGCTGGCGCGGGTGGAACTGCGCTGCTGCTGGTAGCCGGCCTGGTGCTGGCGGATGGCTATCCGACCGGGCAACTGGTGCTGGCCCTGGCGTTGCTGGCCGTGCTGCTGCCTACGGTAGTGTCGTTGGGCGTGTCGTGGTACGTGTATGATGCCTCGGGGCTCTACGATTTCGCCTGGCTGTTGCCGGCCGGGGCCACGCCGCCCACGCGGCTGGTAAACATCCACGCCGGCTTCGATGAAACCAGTGCGCTGCTGCGGCAGCAGTTTCCGGCCGCCGGGTTACGGGTGCTCGACTTCTATAATCCCGCTCTGCACACTGAGGTTTCCATCCGGCGGGCGCGGGCGGCGGCGGTGCCGTATCCGGGCACTGAGTCCGTAAGTCCGCACGCGCTACCGCTGCCCACCGCTGGCACCGACTACGTGCTGGTGATGCTGGCGGCCCATGAAATCCGGGACCCGGCGCAGCGGGCGGCGTTTCTGCGCGAAATCCGGCGGGTGCTGGCCCCCGGTGGGCGGGCCGTGGTGGTGGAGCACCTGCGCGACCCGGCTAACTTTCTGGCTTATACCATCGGCTTTCTGCATTTCTATTCCCGCACCACCTGGCGGGCGGCGTTTCGGGCCGGCGGCCTGCGCGTGGGGCAGGAGCAGAAGCTCACGCCCTTTCTTTCAGCCTTTATGCTTTATCCTGATACTGATGGAAGTACATTTTAA
- a CDS encoding glycosyltransferase — protein MPHLPQDLTETAPGKSTPAFSILIAARNEAGNLPCLLRDLADQLLVSGGFEVIIVDDHSTDATAEVVQEAAQRLPFPVRLLPLAGQPGAPTGKKAAVQAAIAVARAPWLLLTDADCRVPVGWVQAYARLVATNATARFISGPVLLTGAGWLATLQGLELAGLVGVGAASIGRSAPTMCNGANLAYRRQDFYAVQGFRGNEAVASGDDEFLLHKLHAAFPGSIRFLADPQAVVQTAAQPTLRLLLRQRVRWASKWRHYQTRTPQRLAVLVLLANLTFPVGAGLWAAGLVPGEIVGLSWALKLLADALLLGPVLGFLGRRRWLWWVPVLQLAYAPYALLTGLAGLRGSYQWKGRQLR, from the coding sequence ATGCCCCACCTTCCGCAAGACCTGACAGAAACTGCTCCAGGAAAGTCAACGCCAGCCTTTTCCATCCTGATTGCCGCCCGCAATGAGGCCGGAAATCTGCCTTGCCTGCTGCGCGACCTAGCTGATCAACTTCTGGTATCGGGTGGCTTTGAAGTGATTATCGTAGATGATCATTCCACCGATGCCACGGCGGAGGTGGTGCAGGAGGCCGCGCAGCGGCTGCCGTTTCCGGTGCGGCTGCTGCCGCTGGCTGGCCAGCCCGGTGCCCCCACGGGCAAGAAAGCGGCTGTGCAGGCGGCTATTGCCGTAGCGCGTGCGCCCTGGCTATTGCTTACCGATGCTGACTGCCGGGTACCGGTCGGGTGGGTACAGGCCTACGCCCGCCTGGTTGCCACCAATGCCACTGCCCGCTTCATTAGCGGCCCGGTGCTGCTTACCGGCGCGGGCTGGTTGGCCACGTTGCAGGGGCTAGAGTTGGCCGGGTTGGTCGGGGTAGGGGCTGCCTCCATCGGCCGGAGCGCGCCCACCATGTGCAACGGGGCCAACCTGGCCTACCGCCGCCAGGATTTCTACGCCGTGCAGGGCTTCCGGGGCAACGAGGCCGTGGCCAGTGGCGACGACGAATTTCTGCTGCACAAGCTCCACGCGGCCTTTCCCGGCAGCATCCGGTTTTTGGCTGATCCGCAGGCCGTGGTGCAAACGGCCGCGCAGCCGACCCTGCGGCTACTGCTGCGGCAGCGGGTGCGCTGGGCCAGTAAGTGGCGGCATTACCAGACGCGCACTCCGCAACGGCTGGCCGTGCTGGTGCTGCTGGCTAACCTCACGTTTCCGGTAGGAGCGGGACTGTGGGCAGCGGGGCTGGTGCCGGGCGAAATTGTCGGCCTGAGCTGGGCCCTCAAGCTTCTCGCCGACGCGCTACTGCTAGGGCCGGTGCTGGGGTTTCTGGGCCGCCGCCGGTGGCTGTGGTGGGTGCCGGTATTGCAGCTCGCCTACGCGCCCTACGCGTTGCTCACCGGCCTGGCGGGCCTGCGCGGCAGCTACCAGTGGAAAGGCCGGCAACTGCGGTAG
- a CDS encoding lysylphosphatidylglycerol synthase transmembrane domain-containing protein — translation MPLPKPQSYVQTPEQPAPTRRRGWVVAGKVGITLLTLGLLWHSVVADAATAAAWRGLLARALSGAGRGPVLLALLLMPLNWGLEAWKWWRLARHLEPVSFRRSFRAVLVGLTLGFVTPNRVGDYAGRIMELKSRRLDALGAVFLGRYCQLVATVAAGTLGLLYFLLRFYLPAYPAAKLGLVGLTLLINTLVLLPLYHSELLVAAVEAVRPLRRFSRFLAVMPTYPARILTDVLLISSLRYAVFCAQFGLLLLAYGVQAPAGHALAAIAGTFLLKSLVPSLNALADVGVRELSATHLFGLLGEPVLPVLSASLSLWVLNIAVPSAIGLVFVLRLNVLRKRKTPASAPSV, via the coding sequence TTGCCCCTGCCCAAGCCTCAAAGCTACGTCCAAACCCCCGAACAACCCGCGCCCACCCGGCGGCGCGGCTGGGTGGTGGCCGGCAAAGTAGGCATCACACTGCTCACACTGGGCCTGCTCTGGCACTCGGTAGTGGCCGATGCTGCTACGGCCGCCGCCTGGCGGGGGCTACTTGCCCGCGCCCTCAGCGGCGCGGGGCGCGGCCCGGTGCTGCTGGCCCTGTTGCTGATGCCACTCAACTGGGGACTGGAAGCCTGGAAGTGGTGGCGGTTGGCCCGGCACCTGGAGCCCGTATCGTTTCGGCGCAGCTTCCGGGCAGTGCTAGTGGGCCTCACGCTGGGCTTCGTGACGCCTAACCGGGTGGGCGACTACGCCGGCCGCATCATGGAGCTGAAAAGTCGCCGCCTGGATGCGCTGGGGGCTGTGTTTCTGGGGCGCTACTGTCAACTTGTGGCCACGGTGGCGGCCGGCACGCTGGGCTTGCTGTACTTTCTGCTGCGGTTTTACCTGCCCGCTTACCCGGCGGCTAAGTTGGGCCTGGTCGGACTCACCCTGCTCATCAACACGCTGGTGCTGCTGCCGCTGTATCACTCCGAGCTGCTGGTGGCGGCGGTGGAGGCAGTGCGGCCATTGCGCCGCTTCAGCCGGTTTCTGGCTGTCATGCCAACCTACCCGGCCCGCATCCTGACCGATGTGCTGTTGATTTCCAGTCTGCGCTACGCCGTATTCTGTGCTCAGTTTGGGCTGCTGCTGCTGGCATATGGGGTACAGGCTCCCGCGGGGCATGCTCTGGCGGCTATTGCGGGCACGTTCCTGCTCAAGTCTTTGGTGCCCTCGCTCAATGCGCTGGCCGATGTGGGGGTACGGGAGTTGTCGGCCACGCATTTGTTCGGGCTGCTGGGCGAGCCGGTCCTGCCGGTGCTCAGCGCGAGCCTGAGTCTGTGGGTGCTGAATATTGCCGTTCCCAGTGCCATCGGGCTGGTATTTGTGCTTCGGCTGAACGTGCTGCGCAAGCGTAAAACGCCGGCTTCGGCCCCATCTGTATGA
- the ruvC gene encoding crossover junction endodeoxyribonuclease RuvC: protein MILPLASSSELLPKVIMGVDPGTNLMGYAVIEVQGQQVRMLEYDVIDMRKLGTNHALKLKRIFERMTELIDQHLPDELAIEAPFFGVNVQSMLKLGRAQGVAIAACLARQIPYVEYAPTKVKQSVTGAGNASKEQVAHMLRQTLKLPPIEEAPKFLDATDALAVAMCHHYQKGNNVKAGGKSWGKFLADNPGKLAAPVAGKKVPATRKKPAA from the coding sequence ATGATTCTGCCCCTCGCCTCTTCTTCCGAGCTACTGCCTAAAGTAATTATGGGCGTAGACCCGGGCACCAACCTGATGGGCTACGCCGTAATTGAGGTGCAGGGCCAGCAGGTGCGCATGTTGGAGTACGACGTCATTGATATGCGCAAGCTGGGCACCAACCACGCCCTCAAGCTCAAGCGCATTTTTGAGCGCATGACGGAATTAATCGACCAGCACCTGCCCGATGAACTGGCCATTGAAGCGCCGTTTTTTGGGGTGAATGTGCAGAGTATGCTCAAGCTGGGCCGGGCCCAGGGCGTAGCCATTGCCGCCTGCCTGGCCCGCCAGATTCCGTACGTGGAGTACGCTCCCACCAAGGTAAAACAGAGCGTAACCGGCGCGGGCAACGCCAGCAAGGAGCAGGTGGCCCACATGCTGCGCCAGACGCTCAAGCTACCCCCCATCGAAGAAGCTCCTAAGTTCCTCGACGCCACCGATGCCTTGGCTGTGGCCATGTGCCACCACTACCAGAAGGGCAACAACGTGAAAGCCGGCGGCAAAAGCTGGGGCAAGTTCCTGGCCGATAATCCCGGCAAGCTGGCCGCTCCCGTCGCCGGCAAAAAAGTCCCCGCCACGCGGAAGAAGCCAGCAGCGTGA